A single Fundidesulfovibrio terrae DNA region contains:
- a CDS encoding ArnT family glycosyltransferase, with protein MADTDDSLSYGLPPSVCIALLVFVFVNVSAILQMRGVSDSEGYVLNTSKAIPVNTYEDDAQVSIMHALWYFGPTTNTFDVATNFGGPLLHVAKPVMWLGAKLGWIKRFDDRSMYVLYPGELGRIFKLFAFYKLAVLTLLPLSCFWLLNNFFSRRAGELAAWLVAAMPFLTGFELRLKPDGVVFALTMLSLLHQFAFQKHGRSRNLYLAVLFFSLGASMKFTMASAVFPLAVCAASGMHRRWNSLWGPEQRKLLWRSALFGIVVFVVANPRILPGFLIFFDFITRYTSIPAKEDLPGGIGYTIWFRLTHFAPFLGRALGVLALPALAYGGYRALREKRLVTPWSCLVALYLLHPVFLWVIAHNHVILNITYYYYSQALLTLLLIAVLFDGALAAARRRPLAHLTAWACVIVLIGHGFSNNINVLRYLSGPSTRQLAQAWVDRNIPPGTSLGLPIASGNHLTFNDRFLADPFRHRILPLGRQGEETGKAMPDYVLWVQTNPLQAPFSNSRYETLARFDTGSDLPREPYNFYQDDIYTVYRRVPQAPLGGSPGPADADAALGSVFADISTEPFTVLQYKASGVFPNALTMYSHVDNRFIPIGQGLLLSSIRHPSSPAAYLHQLPPELMALWGVKYVLALQDQAFTEKVENDPAYALTPTALPAGAAFPQGMRLYTFGGYTGMAHFLSAPAEGMRYGVKPRWMGLLERHKLKTFGPLYPMESARPGPNLLRVRMVVDCDGPFDLLLKGGEHPLSIYLGAGHNDVDVPLPLAEGVQPGYELNPAAPGASCSVQAIQAYPTDILPVESCSYSLKHAFASVTVKTDGLVAFALPYHPFWKARVDGAGVLPEKSPGNTVGVPVGPGHHFIELVYDDL; from the coding sequence ATGGCCGACACAGACGACTCTCTCTCGTATGGACTGCCTCCCTCCGTATGCATCGCCCTGCTGGTCTTCGTTTTCGTGAACGTCTCCGCGATACTGCAGATGCGCGGCGTTTCAGATTCGGAAGGATATGTTCTCAATACGTCAAAAGCCATCCCGGTCAACACTTACGAGGACGACGCCCAGGTCAGCATCATGCATGCCCTGTGGTATTTCGGCCCCACCACGAACACCTTCGATGTGGCCACCAATTTCGGCGGCCCGCTTCTGCACGTGGCCAAGCCCGTCATGTGGCTGGGAGCGAAGCTCGGCTGGATCAAACGTTTCGACGACCGCTCCATGTACGTGCTCTATCCGGGCGAGTTGGGCCGGATATTCAAGCTTTTCGCCTTCTACAAACTTGCCGTTCTGACGCTTCTGCCGCTGTCTTGTTTTTGGCTCCTGAACAACTTCTTCAGCCGAAGAGCTGGCGAATTGGCCGCGTGGCTCGTAGCCGCGATGCCTTTCCTGACTGGATTCGAGCTGCGCCTCAAGCCCGACGGCGTCGTCTTTGCACTCACCATGCTTTCCCTGCTGCACCAGTTCGCATTTCAAAAGCACGGCAGGTCCCGCAATCTTTATCTTGCCGTGCTGTTCTTTTCGCTTGGCGCGTCCATGAAGTTCACCATGGCGTCTGCCGTTTTCCCCTTGGCGGTATGTGCCGCCAGCGGCATGCACCGCCGCTGGAACTCGCTGTGGGGACCTGAACAACGCAAGCTTCTCTGGCGTTCCGCCCTGTTTGGCATTGTGGTCTTCGTCGTCGCGAATCCGAGGATTCTGCCCGGCTTTCTCATTTTCTTCGACTTCATCACCCGGTATACGTCCATCCCCGCGAAAGAAGACCTGCCGGGGGGCATCGGCTACACCATCTGGTTTCGCCTGACCCACTTCGCGCCCTTTCTCGGCCGGGCCCTCGGAGTGCTGGCCCTTCCAGCGCTGGCGTACGGCGGATACCGCGCATTGCGCGAGAAACGGCTTGTCACGCCCTGGTCCTGCCTCGTCGCCCTCTACCTACTGCACCCGGTGTTTCTCTGGGTGATCGCCCACAACCACGTGATCCTGAACATCACCTACTACTATTACAGCCAAGCCTTGCTGACGCTTCTGCTGATCGCTGTTCTGTTCGACGGTGCGCTGGCTGCGGCACGCCGCCGTCCCTTGGCGCATCTCACTGCGTGGGCATGTGTCATCGTGTTGATCGGCCACGGATTTTCGAACAACATTAATGTGCTCAGGTATCTGTCCGGGCCCTCCACAAGGCAGCTGGCGCAAGCATGGGTGGACAGAAACATACCCCCAGGCACCTCCCTCGGATTGCCGATCGCGTCAGGGAACCACCTGACGTTCAACGACCGTTTCCTAGCCGACCCCTTCCGCCACAGGATTCTCCCCCTAGGCCGCCAGGGCGAGGAAACAGGGAAGGCCATGCCGGATTATGTCTTGTGGGTGCAGACGAACCCTCTTCAGGCACCTTTTTCGAATTCCCGCTACGAAACCCTCGCTCGCTTCGACACCGGGAGCGACCTCCCCAGGGAGCCGTACAATTTCTATCAGGACGACATCTACACCGTTTACAGGCGCGTGCCGCAGGCCCCTCTTGGAGGCTCCCCCGGGCCTGCCGACGCGGATGCAGCGCTTGGCTCGGTATTCGCCGATATCTCCACCGAACCGTTTACCGTTCTGCAGTACAAGGCCTCGGGGGTGTTTCCCAATGCCCTCACCATGTATTCGCACGTTGATAATCGCTTCATTCCCATCGGCCAGGGGCTCCTGTTGTCGTCCATCCGCCACCCGTCCTCGCCGGCTGCCTATCTGCACCAGCTGCCGCCGGAGCTCATGGCCCTCTGGGGCGTGAAGTACGTTCTTGCCCTCCAGGACCAGGCCTTTACCGAAAAGGTCGAGAACGATCCGGCTTACGCCCTGACGCCAACCGCCCTGCCCGCCGGCGCGGCCTTCCCTCAAGGAATGCGTCTTTATACGTTCGGAGGATACACAGGGATGGCCCATTTTCTCTCAGCGCCAGCGGAGGGCATGCGCTATGGCGTGAAGCCGCGCTGGATGGGTCTGCTCGAGCGCCACAAGCTGAAAACCTTTGGCCCTTTGTACCCGATGGAGAGCGCGCGGCCTGGGCCGAACCTCTTGCGCGTGCGGATGGTCGTCGACTGCGACGGCCCGTTCGATCTTCTTCTCAAGGGCGGGGAACACCCCCTGAGCATCTACCTTGGCGCCGGGCACAATGACGTTGATGTGCCCCTGCCCCTGGCGGAAGGAGTTCAGCCGGGATACGAACTCAACCCGGCTGCTCCAGGAGCCTCGTGCAGCGTTCAGGCCATCCAGGCGTATCCAACGGACATTCTGCCCGTGGAATCCTGTTCATATTCCCTTAAGCATGCATTTGCTTCCGTAACTGTCAAGACAGACGGGCTTGTCGCTTTTGCTCTTCCTTACCATCCATTCTGGAAGGCCCGAGTCGACGGCGCAGGGGTACTCCCTGAGAAATCGCCCGGCAACACCGTCGGAGTTCCCGTCGGGCCGGGGCATCATTTCATCGAGTTGGTGTACGATGACCTGTAG
- a CDS encoding alpha-hydroxy-acid oxidizing protein: MDMAALRKKAREEMKGYCRVCPVCDGRACAGEVPGMGGAGSGSAFFANLEALKAWRLNMRTIHGVKEADTTVSLFGKTLSMPILAAPMTGVVYNMGGRLAEDVYSEIIIAGCEAAGTMGMCGDGADPAMYAGGIKAIAAHNGHGVPFIKPRAQDAVLSLIRDAEEAKAVAVGMDIDGAGLITMALKGQPVGPKTFVELKELAASTNLPFIVKGVMTPDEAQLAVSAGAAAIVVSNHGGRVLDHTPGAAEVLPAIAAKVKGRAVILADGGVRTGADVLKLLALGADSALVGRPMAVAAFGGGVEGVAAWLGKMQGELVSAMLLTGTASVREVSPDILAARP; this comes from the coding sequence ATGGATATGGCCGCTCTTCGCAAGAAGGCCCGGGAAGAGATGAAAGGATACTGCCGGGTGTGCCCGGTCTGCGACGGACGCGCCTGCGCCGGAGAAGTGCCCGGCATGGGCGGGGCGGGCTCCGGCTCGGCCTTCTTCGCCAACCTTGAGGCCCTCAAGGCCTGGCGGCTCAACATGCGCACCATCCACGGCGTCAAGGAGGCCGACACCACCGTCAGCCTCTTCGGCAAGACCCTCTCCATGCCCATCCTGGCCGCGCCCATGACCGGCGTGGTCTACAACATGGGCGGCAGGCTCGCCGAGGACGTCTACAGCGAAATCATCATCGCCGGCTGCGAGGCCGCCGGAACCATGGGCATGTGCGGCGACGGAGCCGACCCAGCCATGTACGCCGGAGGAATCAAGGCCATCGCCGCCCACAACGGCCACGGCGTGCCCTTCATCAAGCCCCGCGCCCAGGACGCCGTGCTCTCCCTCATCCGCGACGCCGAGGAAGCCAAGGCCGTGGCCGTGGGCATGGACATCGACGGAGCCGGACTGATCACCATGGCCCTCAAGGGCCAGCCCGTCGGTCCCAAGACCTTCGTGGAGCTCAAGGAACTGGCCGCCTCCACAAACCTGCCCTTCATCGTCAAGGGCGTCATGACCCCCGACGAGGCCCAACTGGCCGTCAGCGCCGGAGCCGCCGCCATCGTGGTCTCCAACCACGGAGGACGCGTGCTCGACCACACCCCCGGGGCGGCCGAAGTGCTGCCCGCCATCGCCGCCAAGGTGAAGGGCCGGGCCGTGATCCTGGCCGACGGCGGGGTGCGCACCGGCGCCGACGTGCTGAAGCTCCTGGCCCTGGGAGCCGACTCCGCCCTGGTGGGACGCCCCATGGCCGTGGCCGCCTTCGGAGGCGGCGTGGAGGGCGTGGCCGCCTGGCTCGGCAAGATGCAGGGCGAGCTGGTGTCGGCGATGCTGCTCACCGGCACCGCCAGCGTCAGGGAAGTGTCGCCGGATATCCTGGCCGCCCGCCCGTAA
- the cobA gene encoding uroporphyrinogen-III C-methyltransferase, giving the protein MPNVYLIGAGPGDPGLLTLKAKRVLETADVLVYDYLANKAFLDFRRPDAEVIYVGKKGGDHTLPQGDINKLLVAKAKEGKVVARLKGGDPYVFGRGAEEAEELLEEGLTFEVIPGVTSAVAAPAYAGIPITHRKFASSVSFITGHEDPTKDESAHNWPALAQAASTLIFFMGVKNLTDISRRLIDGGRDPKTPAALVRWGTTCRHRSMVSTLEEIPAEAKRQGFKAPSLLVVGEVVGLHDKLNWFEKRPLLGKGVVVTRSREQASDLVRILEDMGACTWEYPTIDVAPLADTAPVREAVGSLSCFDWMVFTSANGVKYFWHELAAMGLDARAMGGLKVAAIGPATAQALLDRGIKADFVPEKFIAESVVEGLLALQIGGKKVLIPRAAQAREVLPEELTRAGAQVTVLPVYETKLAQQDPDEVVAAIEEGEIHYLTFTSSSTVDNFFAMIPTDRLAPLRSKVKIACIGPITAATLKKHGFEPDIQPEAYTIPALAKALADAVVQG; this is encoded by the coding sequence ATGCCCAACGTCTATCTCATCGGCGCGGGACCCGGCGATCCGGGACTTCTCACCCTCAAGGCCAAGCGCGTGCTGGAGACCGCCGACGTGCTGGTCTACGACTACCTGGCCAACAAGGCCTTCCTGGACTTCCGACGCCCCGACGCCGAGGTGATCTACGTGGGCAAGAAGGGCGGGGACCACACCCTGCCCCAGGGCGACATCAACAAGCTCCTGGTCGCCAAGGCCAAGGAGGGCAAGGTGGTTGCCCGCCTCAAGGGCGGCGACCCCTACGTGTTCGGGCGCGGCGCTGAAGAGGCCGAGGAACTCCTGGAAGAGGGGCTCACCTTCGAGGTGATCCCCGGCGTGACCAGCGCCGTGGCCGCCCCGGCCTATGCGGGCATCCCCATCACCCACCGCAAGTTCGCCTCCTCCGTGAGCTTCATCACCGGCCACGAGGACCCCACCAAGGACGAGTCCGCCCACAACTGGCCCGCCCTGGCCCAGGCCGCGTCCACGCTCATCTTCTTCATGGGCGTCAAGAACCTGACCGACATCTCCCGCCGCCTCATCGACGGCGGCCGCGATCCCAAGACCCCGGCAGCCCTGGTGCGCTGGGGCACCACCTGCCGCCACCGCTCCATGGTCTCCACCCTGGAGGAGATCCCGGCCGAGGCCAAGCGCCAGGGCTTCAAGGCCCCGTCGCTTTTGGTGGTGGGCGAGGTGGTTGGGCTTCACGACAAGCTCAACTGGTTCGAAAAACGCCCGCTTCTGGGCAAGGGCGTGGTGGTCACCCGCTCGCGCGAGCAGGCCAGCGACCTGGTGCGCATCCTGGAGGACATGGGAGCCTGCACCTGGGAATACCCCACCATCGACGTGGCTCCCCTGGCCGACACCGCCCCGGTGCGCGAGGCCGTGGGCAGCCTCTCCTGCTTCGACTGGATGGTGTTCACCTCGGCCAACGGGGTCAAATATTTCTGGCACGAGCTTGCCGCCATGGGCCTGGACGCCCGGGCCATGGGGGGGCTCAAGGTGGCGGCCATCGGGCCCGCCACGGCCCAGGCCCTGCTCGACCGGGGCATCAAGGCCGACTTCGTTCCCGAGAAGTTCATCGCGGAGTCCGTGGTCGAAGGACTGCTCGCCCTCCAGATCGGCGGCAAGAAGGTGCTCATCCCCCGCGCTGCCCAGGCCCGCGAGGTGCTCCCCGAGGAGCTCACCCGCGCCGGTGCTCAGGTCACGGTGCTGCCGGTCTACGAGACGAAGCTGGCCCAGCAGGACCCGGACGAGGTGGTGGCGGCCATCGAGGAAGGCGAGATCCACTACCTCACCTTCACCAGCTCCTCCACGGTGGACAACTTCTTCGCCATGATCCCGACGGACAGGCTCGCCCCCCTGCGCTCCAAGGTGAAGATCGCCTGCATCGGCCCCATCACGGCGGCAACGCTGAAAAAGCATGGCTTCGAGCCGGATATCCAGCCTGAAGCGTACACCATCCCGGCCCTGGCCAAGGCTCTGGCCGACGCGGTGGTGCAGGGCTGA
- a CDS encoding peptidylprolyl isomerase, whose product MVLMETSMGLITIELYPDKAPATVANFLKYVDDGFYEGTIFHRVIDNFMIQGGGMNVTMKEKPTNAPVVNEADNGLENLTGTLAMARTMDPHSATAQFFINVNDNHFLNHKSKTPDGWGYCVFGKVVDGMDVVNKIKKVRTRRAGFHDDVPVEPVTINSVLREE is encoded by the coding sequence ATGGTTCTAATGGAAACCTCCATGGGCCTGATCACTATCGAGCTCTACCCCGACAAGGCCCCCGCCACCGTGGCCAACTTCCTCAAGTATGTGGACGACGGGTTCTACGAGGGCACCATCTTCCACAGGGTCATCGACAACTTCATGATCCAGGGTGGCGGCATGAACGTCACCATGAAGGAAAAGCCCACCAACGCCCCCGTGGTCAACGAGGCCGACAACGGCCTGGAGAACCTCACCGGCACCCTGGCCATGGCCCGCACCATGGACCCCCACAGCGCCACCGCCCAGTTCTTCATCAATGTGAACGACAACCACTTCCTGAACCACAAGTCCAAGACCCCCGATGGCTGGGGCTACTGCGTGTTCGGCAAGGTTGTGGACGGCATGGACGTGGTCAACAAGATCAAGAAGGTGCGCACCCGCCGGGCCGGATTCCACGACGACGTTCCCGTGGAGCCCGTGACCATCAACAGCGTCCTGCGCGAGGAATAG
- the purN gene encoding phosphoribosylglycinamide formyltransferase → MALPIAVLVSGSGSNLQALIDRIEQGALDARIALVLSNKEGAYGLERARKHRLPHVCIPHADYPDRAEFDRAMIRAIRKAGGEAVVMAGFMRMITGEFLRAFPGKVINIHPALLPSFPGVHGPRDAADYGVAISGCTVHFVDEIMDHGPVIIQAAVPAYPEDDGQTLGGRILACEHRVLPQAVQWLATDRLRLEGRKVRVQPAPVPKAGEVPGALVNPPLELGF, encoded by the coding sequence GTGGCGCTGCCCATCGCCGTCCTGGTTTCGGGCTCCGGGTCCAACCTTCAGGCCCTCATCGACCGCATCGAGCAAGGGGCGCTCGATGCGCGCATCGCCCTGGTGCTCTCCAACAAGGAGGGCGCCTACGGCCTGGAGCGTGCCCGCAAGCACCGGCTGCCCCACGTCTGCATCCCCCACGCCGACTACCCGGACCGGGCCGAGTTCGACCGGGCCATGATCCGGGCCATCCGCAAGGCCGGGGGCGAGGCCGTGGTCATGGCCGGGTTCATGCGTATGATCACCGGCGAGTTCCTGAGAGCCTTCCCCGGAAAGGTGATCAACATCCACCCCGCCCTTCTGCCGAGCTTCCCCGGCGTGCACGGCCCGCGCGACGCCGCCGACTACGGCGTGGCCATCTCCGGTTGCACCGTGCATTTCGTGGACGAGATCATGGACCACGGCCCGGTGATCATCCAGGCTGCCGTGCCCGCCTATCCCGAGGATGACGGCCAGACCCTGGGCGGACGCATCCTGGCCTGCGAGCACCGTGTGCTGCCCCAGGCCGTGCAGTGGCTGGCCACCGACCGTCTGCGCCTGGAGGGCCGCAAGGTGCGGGTTCAGCCCGCGCCGGTGCCCAAGGCCGGGGAAGTTCCCGGCGCGCTGGTGAACCCCCCCCTGGAACTCGGCTTCTAG
- a CDS encoding HlyD family secretion protein: MKEEVRSSAVNPRNGGAARKPRKPAAAVAAILALAALAVAGFWWWQARAFETTDDAFIAGHVTSVAPQVAGRVLTVLVEDNRRVAPGDVLIKLDKATFQVKLDQALANLNEAEQKLQEARSQHQVALAAADQAKADEASAQAQAGNAATDLARYNQLVHTGAVSQQARDNADTLSRTTSASLQSSRKRVAAAEAQAALAATQIQTSQAGVEKNKAAVEQAKLDLAYCEITSVVGGRVTKKAVEPGDYVQVGQSVLSVVQDDIWVVANFKETQLSGMLPGQIVDLVVDAYPGHAFKGHVDSIQAGTGAAFSLLPPQNATGNYVKVVQRVPVKIVFDLASAEAGMHLAPGMSVVPKVKVR; the protein is encoded by the coding sequence GTGAAGGAAGAAGTACGCAGCTCGGCAGTGAATCCCCGCAACGGCGGCGCCGCCCGCAAACCCCGCAAGCCGGCGGCCGCCGTGGCCGCGATCCTGGCCCTGGCAGCCCTGGCGGTCGCCGGGTTCTGGTGGTGGCAGGCACGGGCCTTCGAAACCACCGACGACGCGTTCATCGCCGGGCACGTCACCTCCGTGGCCCCTCAGGTGGCCGGGCGGGTGCTTACGGTCCTCGTGGAGGACAACCGGCGCGTGGCCCCTGGCGACGTGCTCATCAAGCTGGACAAGGCCACCTTCCAGGTGAAGCTGGATCAGGCCCTTGCCAACCTGAACGAGGCCGAGCAGAAGCTCCAGGAGGCCCGCTCCCAGCACCAGGTCGCCCTGGCCGCAGCCGACCAGGCCAAGGCCGACGAAGCCTCCGCCCAGGCCCAGGCGGGCAACGCGGCCACCGACCTGGCCCGCTACAACCAGCTCGTGCACACCGGAGCCGTGTCCCAGCAGGCCCGCGACAACGCCGACACCCTGTCGCGCACCACCTCCGCCTCCTTGCAGTCCTCGCGCAAGCGCGTGGCCGCGGCCGAGGCCCAGGCCGCCCTGGCGGCCACCCAGATCCAGACCTCCCAGGCGGGCGTGGAAAAGAACAAGGCCGCCGTGGAGCAGGCCAAGCTCGACCTGGCCTACTGCGAGATCACCTCCGTGGTGGGCGGACGCGTCACCAAGAAGGCCGTGGAACCCGGCGACTACGTGCAGGTGGGACAGTCCGTCCTCTCCGTGGTGCAGGACGACATCTGGGTGGTGGCCAACTTCAAGGAGACGCAGCTGAGCGGCATGCTGCCCGGACAAATCGTGGACCTGGTGGTGGACGCCTACCCCGGCCACGCCTTCAAGGGCCACGTGGACAGCATCCAGGCCGGCACCGGCGCGGCCTTCAGCCTGCTGCCGCCCCAGAACGCCACGGGCAACTACGTGAAGGTGGTACAGCGCGTGCCCGTGAAGATCGTCTTCGACCTGGCCTCCGCCGAAGCCGGCATGCACCTGGCCCCCGGCATGTCCGTGGTCCCCAAGGTCAAAGTGCGGTGA
- a CDS encoding DHA2 family efflux MFS transporter permease subunit — MSQTAQPWRPSVNLWVIAMSVMLPTIMEVLDTTMANVALPHMAGNLSASEDEATWVLTSYLVSNAIVLPMTGWLSVRMGRKRFLLTCVVLFTMASAMCGAATSMPMLILARILQGAAGGALQPLSQSILMESAPPEKRGVAMAIFGLGVVVAPVIGPTLGGWVTDNYSWRWMFYINLPVGVLAYLMCQTFVEDPPYLAEARKRMASVDYIGFAIMAVWLTTLQIVLDKGQREDWFEAPWILWFSVLSAVSMLAFIVWELKAEHPIVNLRVFKNANFATGTAMMTLLGMVLYATITLQPLFLQGLMGYSALDSGLALSPRGIGAIISMMIVGKLIGKVDSRILIGIGFTILAATSLHFAGINLDITSAHIAWPNVIMGLSLGLIFVPLTTTAMGGLPVEQMGNASGIFNLMRNIGGGVGISIVTTMISRDAQTHQNILCANMAPTNPVFQQYLHSITAFMAQSCDPVLAKAKALGVLQGLLGQQAALMAYIDNFRLLGIISIICIPGVLILRRAAKPAADVPMH; from the coding sequence ATGAGCCAGACCGCGCAACCCTGGCGCCCTTCCGTGAACCTGTGGGTCATCGCCATGTCGGTGATGCTGCCCACGATCATGGAGGTGCTGGATACGACCATGGCCAACGTGGCCCTGCCCCACATGGCCGGAAACCTCTCGGCCAGCGAGGACGAGGCCACCTGGGTGCTCACCAGCTACCTGGTGTCCAACGCCATCGTGCTGCCCATGACCGGATGGCTTTCCGTGCGCATGGGCCGCAAACGCTTCCTCTTGACCTGCGTGGTGCTCTTCACCATGGCCTCGGCCATGTGCGGAGCCGCCACCAGCATGCCCATGCTGATCCTTGCCCGCATCCTCCAGGGCGCGGCTGGCGGAGCGCTGCAGCCGCTGTCCCAGTCCATCCTCATGGAGAGCGCCCCGCCCGAGAAGCGCGGCGTGGCCATGGCCATCTTCGGCCTGGGCGTCGTCGTGGCGCCGGTCATCGGGCCCACGCTCGGCGGCTGGGTCACGGACAACTACTCCTGGCGCTGGATGTTCTACATCAACCTGCCCGTGGGCGTGCTGGCCTACCTTATGTGCCAGACCTTCGTGGAAGACCCCCCGTACCTGGCCGAGGCCCGCAAGCGCATGGCCAGCGTGGATTACATCGGCTTCGCCATCATGGCCGTGTGGCTGACCACCCTCCAGATCGTGCTGGACAAGGGCCAGCGCGAGGACTGGTTCGAGGCCCCCTGGATCCTCTGGTTCTCGGTGCTCTCGGCCGTATCCATGCTGGCCTTCATCGTCTGGGAGCTCAAGGCCGAGCACCCCATCGTCAACCTGCGCGTGTTCAAAAACGCCAACTTCGCCACGGGCACGGCCATGATGACCCTCTTGGGCATGGTGCTCTACGCCACCATCACCCTGCAGCCGCTCTTCCTCCAGGGCCTCATGGGCTACTCCGCCCTGGACAGCGGCCTGGCGCTCAGCCCGCGCGGCATCGGGGCCATCATCTCCATGATGATCGTGGGCAAGTTGATCGGCAAGGTGGACAGCCGCATCCTCATCGGCATCGGCTTCACCATCCTGGCGGCCACGTCGCTGCACTTCGCGGGCATCAACCTGGACATCACCTCCGCCCATATCGCCTGGCCCAACGTCATCATGGGCCTCTCGCTGGGGCTCATCTTCGTGCCCCTGACCACCACGGCCATGGGCGGGCTCCCCGTGGAGCAGATGGGCAACGCCTCGGGCATCTTCAACCTCATGCGCAACATCGGCGGCGGCGTGGGCATCTCCATCGTCACCACCATGATCTCCCGGGACGCCCAGACCCACCAGAACATCCTGTGCGCCAACATGGCCCCCACGAACCCCGTCTTCCAGCAGTACCTGCACAGCATAACCGCCTTCATGGCCCAGAGCTGCGACCCCGTGCTGGCCAAGGCCAAGGCCCTGGGCGTGCTCCAGGGCCTCCTGGGGCAGCAGGCCGCCCTCATGGCCTATATCGACAACTTCCGGCTGTTGGGGATAATCAGCATCATCTGCATCCCCGGCGTGCTCATCCTGCGGCGAGCCGCCAAGCCCGCCGCCGACGTCCCGATGCACTAG
- a CDS encoding MarR family winged helix-turn-helix transcriptional regulator, translated as MILKELPSYQTLLEKAARYPTMDLLVTEAYLHVLRTGTILHHNAERRLGKLGLSYGRFMILCLLSRENEPVPVCKLAEMAGVTTPTVSAVLSGMVRDGLVRREESPEDRRVVRIGLTQEGQKVLDNVLPDLFLAQSDVMSGLTQDELRTLITLLSKVRLDAGQCAEEIPK; from the coding sequence ATGATTCTCAAGGAATTGCCCAGTTACCAGACCCTGCTTGAAAAGGCCGCCCGCTACCCCACCATGGACCTCCTGGTGACGGAAGCATACCTGCACGTGTTGCGCACCGGCACCATCCTGCACCACAACGCCGAGCGCAGGCTCGGCAAGCTGGGGCTGTCATACGGCCGGTTCATGATCCTGTGCCTCTTGAGCCGCGAAAACGAGCCCGTGCCCGTGTGCAAGCTGGCCGAGATGGCCGGCGTCACCACCCCCACGGTCTCGGCCGTGCTCTCGGGCATGGTCCGCGACGGGCTGGTCAGGCGGGAGGAGTCCCCCGAGGACCGCCGCGTGGTGCGCATCGGGCTGACGCAGGAAGGCCAGAAGGTGCTCGACAACGTTTTGCCGGACCTGTTCCTGGCCCAGTCCGACGTCATGTCCGGGCTCACCCAGGACGAACTCAGAACGCTCATCACCCTCTTATCGAAAGTCCGGCTCGATGCCGGGCAATGCGCCGAGGAGATCCCGAAGTGA
- a CDS encoding DegT/DnrJ/EryC1/StrS family aminotransferase: MKVEFYRHALDEADIANVVKVLNSVFLSTGPVTAEFERKFSHYTGLEHVVAVNSCTSAMHMALVALGVGPGDEVIVPAMTFLSTASAVMHAGATPVIVDVDAATGLVTPEAIEKAVTPRTKAVIPVHLYGTLCDMPSIKALADKHGLYIIEDCAHCVEGQRDGYRPGHLGTCACYSFYATKNLTCGEGGAFATSDPDLAARVRMVALHGMSKGAADRYHKLYTHYDLERLGWKCNLDDIHAALLVGQIDRLDSLWEKRHALWKRYADAFDRHPRLGRPEVVGKCAHHLYTIWTDPARRDATLHALQQRGIGVAVNFRAIHLLSYFKDTFGFGRGDFPNAEAIGDRTITLPFYTQLRDEQVDYVIEQVLEVTASS, encoded by the coding sequence ATGAAAGTCGAATTCTACCGCCACGCCCTGGACGAGGCTGACATCGCCAACGTGGTGAAGGTGCTGAACTCCGTTTTCCTGTCAACCGGCCCTGTGACCGCCGAATTTGAACGCAAGTTTTCCCACTATACCGGGTTGGAGCACGTAGTGGCGGTGAATTCGTGCACTTCCGCCATGCACATGGCCCTTGTCGCCCTGGGGGTCGGGCCTGGAGACGAGGTCATCGTGCCGGCAATGACCTTCCTTTCGACCGCGAGCGCCGTCATGCACGCGGGGGCCACGCCGGTGATAGTCGACGTGGACGCGGCTACCGGACTCGTCACCCCGGAAGCCATCGAGAAGGCCGTCACCCCGCGCACCAAGGCCGTCATTCCCGTCCACCTGTACGGCACTCTGTGCGACATGCCTTCCATAAAGGCCCTCGCCGACAAGCACGGCCTTTACATCATCGAGGACTGCGCCCATTGCGTGGAGGGGCAGCGCGACGGATACCGTCCCGGCCATCTGGGTACCTGCGCGTGCTACAGCTTCTACGCCACCAAGAACCTCACCTGCGGCGAGGGAGGGGCGTTTGCGACCTCCGATCCCGACCTGGCCGCGCGGGTGCGCATGGTGGCCTTGCACGGCATGAGCAAGGGAGCGGCGGACCGCTACCACAAGCTGTACACGCATTACGACTTGGAGCGACTGGGTTGGAAGTGCAACCTGGACGACATCCATGCGGCCCTGCTCGTCGGCCAGATCGACCGGCTCGATTCCCTCTGGGAAAAGCGCCACGCCCTTTGGAAACGGTATGCGGACGCTTTCGACAGGCATCCCCGGTTGGGCCGCCCCGAGGTCGTCGGCAAATGCGCCCACCACCTCTACACCATCTGGACAGACCCTGCCCGCCGCGACGCCACGCTCCACGCCCTGCAGCAGCGCGGTATCGGCGTGGCCGTGAACTTCCGGGCCATCCACCTGCTGAGTTACTTCAAGGACACATTCGGCTTTGGGCGTGGGGACTTCCCCAATGCCGAGGCCATCGGCGACAGGACCATCACCCTGCCCTTCTACACGCAGCTGCGCGACGAGCAGGTGGACTATGTGATCGAGCAGGTCCTGGAAGTCACCGCTTCCAGCTAG